Proteins encoded together in one Yersinia mollaretii ATCC 43969 window:
- the ompW gene encoding outer membrane protein OmpW, with amino-acid sequence MKKITLALLAVATLAPTAANAHQAGDYIFRAGTATVRPNTGSDDVLGYGSFKADNNTQLGLTFSYLVTDNIGVELLAATPFRHKIGLGPTGDIAEVKQLPPTLMVQYYFRDKQDKLRPYLGIGLNYTTFFDEKFNSTGTAAGLTDLSVKDSWGVAGQAGMDYMVSENWMLNMSVWWMNIESDVKFKAGGVEQSINTRLDPWVFMFGAGYRF; translated from the coding sequence AAACGCGCATCAAGCAGGCGATTATATTTTCCGGGCAGGGACAGCAACTGTCAGGCCAAATACTGGGTCTGATGACGTATTAGGTTATGGTTCCTTCAAAGCGGATAATAATACCCAGTTGGGCCTGACCTTCAGTTATCTGGTCACGGACAATATTGGGGTAGAACTGCTGGCCGCCACGCCGTTCCGCCATAAAATTGGCCTCGGGCCAACCGGAGATATTGCTGAAGTTAAGCAATTACCCCCTACATTGATGGTGCAATACTATTTCCGCGACAAACAAGACAAACTGCGCCCGTATCTGGGTATCGGCCTAAACTACACCACTTTCTTTGATGAGAAATTTAACAGTACGGGCACGGCTGCGGGTCTGACGGATTTGAGTGTAAAAGATTCATGGGGTGTTGCCGGTCAGGCAGGCATGGATTACATGGTCAGTGAAAACTGGATGCTGAATATGTCGGTCTGGTGGATGAATATCGAGTCCGACGTGAAGTTTAAAGCGGGTGGTGTAGAGCAGAGCATTAATACGCGTCTTGATCCGTGGGTGTTTATGTTCGGCGCGGGCTACCGTTTCTAA
- a CDS encoding BON domain-containing protein: MKLFKTLSALCIAVIMAMAVSACAPTAKSEGTGGYIDDTVVTTKVKSALLGEKNLKSTEISVETFKGRVQLSGFVSSRQDANRAVQITRTVPGVKSVSDQMQIR, translated from the coding sequence ATGAAGCTTTTTAAGACCCTTTCAGCCCTATGCATTGCCGTCATTATGGCAATGGCGGTATCCGCTTGTGCACCCACAGCAAAATCAGAAGGAACCGGTGGTTATATCGATGACACTGTCGTCACCACCAAGGTGAAGTCTGCGCTGTTGGGTGAGAAGAATCTAAAATCGACTGAAATCAGTGTTGAAACCTTCAAAGGGCGGGTTCAGTTGAGTGGCTTCGTTAGCTCACGTCAGGATGCAAATCGTGCAGTACAGATCACCCGCACTGTGCCGGGGGTTAAATCTGTCAGTGATCAGATGCAAATCAGATAG